In one Mucilaginibacter sp. PAMB04168 genomic region, the following are encoded:
- a CDS encoding HD domain-containing protein: MKQHLQHPVFTVISALAAEQQVQAYAIGGFVRDIFLHRPSKDIDIVVVGNGIAFAEQVAKKLHVKVSVFKSFGTAMLKYQDIEVEFVGARKESYRAQSRKPVVENGTLEDDQKRRDFTINALAIALHGDEFGNLIDPFGGMQDMEKKLIRTPLNPEETFSDDPLRMMRAIRFAAQLNFIIDAQAIEAIKLNRERIHIVSQERVTDELNKIILSPLPSIGFKYLMDTGLLKLIFPQMAALYGVDFVNGRGHKDNFYHTLQVLDNISATTNDLWLRWSAILHDIAKPATKRFEPGHGWTFHGHEDRGARMVPKLFTQLKLPLNDRMKFVQKLVQLHMRPIVLTQDIVTDSAVRRLLFEAGDDIECLMLLCKADITTKNEYKVKKYRQNFELVQQKLKDVEERDKVRNWQPPITGNDIMLLFGLKEGREVGIIKNQIREAILEGDIPNTYEAALAFTILKGQEIGLKVVENTN, translated from the coding sequence ATGAAACAACATTTGCAACATCCTGTATTTACGGTAATATCGGCACTGGCGGCTGAGCAGCAGGTACAGGCCTATGCTATTGGCGGTTTTGTGCGTGATATTTTTTTACACCGACCCTCTAAAGACATTGATATTGTGGTGGTAGGCAACGGCATAGCCTTTGCCGAACAGGTGGCCAAAAAGCTGCACGTAAAAGTTTCGGTTTTTAAAAGCTTTGGCACGGCCATGCTTAAGTATCAGGATATAGAGGTAGAGTTTGTTGGGGCGCGTAAGGAATCCTACCGTGCACAGTCGCGCAAACCGGTGGTAGAAAACGGCACGCTGGAAGATGACCAAAAGCGCCGCGACTTTACCATTAACGCCCTGGCCATAGCCCTTCACGGCGATGAATTTGGCAATTTGATAGATCCGTTCGGCGGCATGCAGGATATGGAAAAAAAGCTCATTCGCACACCATTAAACCCCGAAGAAACCTTTTCGGACGACCCCCTGCGTATGATGCGTGCCATACGCTTTGCCGCCCAGCTTAACTTTATTATTGATGCGCAGGCCATTGAAGCTATTAAGCTGAACAGAGAGCGCATACATATTGTATCGCAGGAGCGCGTTACCGATGAGCTGAATAAGATCATCCTCTCACCCCTGCCCTCCATTGGGTTTAAATATTTGATGGATACCGGCTTGCTGAAACTTATTTTTCCGCAGATGGCAGCCTTATATGGGGTGGATTTTGTGAACGGCCGGGGCCATAAGGATAATTTTTACCATACCCTGCAAGTATTAGACAACATATCGGCCACTACTAATGATTTGTGGTTACGTTGGTCGGCTATATTGCATGATATTGCCAAGCCGGCAACCAAACGTTTTGAACCGGGCCACGGCTGGACCTTTCATGGCCATGAAGACCGCGGCGCCCGAATGGTACCTAAACTGTTTACGCAGTTAAAGCTGCCGCTTAATGATCGTATGAAATTTGTGCAAAAACTGGTACAGCTGCATATGCGGCCTATCGTTTTAACACAGGATATTGTAACCGATTCGGCCGTGCGCCGTCTGTTATTTGAGGCAGGTGACGATATTGAATGTCTGATGTTGTTATGCAAAGCAGACATTACCACTAAAAATGAGTACAAAGTAAAAAAGTACAGGCAAAATTTTGAGCTGGTACAGCAAAAATTAAAAGATGTTGAAGAGCGCGACAAAGTGCGCAACTGGCAACCTCCTATAACCGGCAACGATATTATGCTACTATTTGGCCTGAAAGAAGGCCGGGAGGTGGGTATTATTAAAAATCAGATTCGCGAAGCGATACTGGAAGGTGACATACCTAATACTTACGAGGCTGCTTTAGCGTTTACGATTTTAAAGGGTCAGGAAATTGGCTTAAAAGTTGTGGAAAACACAAATTAA
- a CDS encoding pitrilysin family protein: protein MLNRTTAPEFQAIDHINLIEPGHTVLPNGCQVYWFNSGDQELVRMEWIFGNLRFDVAKPLLNMAVNTMLTEGTSTLSAAEIADKIDYYGAFLQAEYGYDQSNLTLYSLNRHLDHTLPVILDVLTDSQFPEKELDTFIRNQQQKLQVSLQKNDILARRAFNKAVYGNSIYGQSAEAADYQQLQRADMLSHFKQMYQPANCTLVVAGKVDDDTLQRITSAFGSWTNTAEQADTTQPLLTPQTERFYFTEKPDALQSAIRMGIPMVNRAHPDFPALQVLNTVLGGYFGSRLMNNIREDKGYTYGIGSGISSLKHGGAFFIATEVGADVCRSAVSEIEKEINLLKTELISEGELSLVRNYMLGSLLGSLENVFSHADKFKNAYFSGLTYEYYTRYTHIIKTVTAEELRQLANQYWNFDEFYKVIVGKY, encoded by the coding sequence ATGTTAAACAGAACAACAGCGCCTGAATTTCAGGCCATCGATCATATTAATCTTATAGAGCCGGGCCATACCGTGCTGCCTAACGGCTGCCAGGTATACTGGTTTAATTCTGGCGACCAGGAACTGGTGCGTATGGAGTGGATTTTTGGTAACCTCCGTTTTGATGTAGCTAAACCGCTGCTCAATATGGCAGTAAACACCATGCTTACCGAGGGTACAAGCACTTTAAGTGCAGCCGAGATTGCCGATAAGATAGATTATTATGGTGCATTTTTACAGGCCGAGTATGGGTACGATCAGTCGAACCTTACTTTGTACAGCCTTAACCGCCACCTGGATCATACGCTGCCGGTTATATTGGACGTTTTAACGGATAGCCAATTTCCTGAGAAAGAATTGGATACCTTTATACGTAACCAACAGCAAAAACTGCAAGTGAGCTTGCAAAAGAACGATATACTGGCCCGCCGCGCTTTTAACAAAGCCGTTTATGGGAACAGTATATATGGCCAAAGTGCCGAAGCTGCCGATTACCAGCAATTGCAACGCGCCGATATGCTGAGCCATTTTAAGCAAATGTACCAGCCTGCCAATTGTACCCTGGTTGTGGCAGGCAAAGTTGATGATGATACCTTGCAGCGCATTACAAGCGCCTTTGGCAGCTGGACTAATACCGCCGAACAAGCCGATACTACGCAGCCGCTATTAACACCACAAACTGAGCGCTTTTATTTTACCGAAAAGCCAGATGCCCTGCAATCGGCCATACGCATGGGCATACCCATGGTAAACCGTGCTCACCCAGATTTTCCGGCCCTGCAGGTGCTCAACACGGTACTGGGTGGTTACTTTGGTTCGAGGTTAATGAACAACATTCGTGAGGATAAGGGTTACACCTATGGTATTGGATCGGGCATATCATCGCTTAAACATGGCGGCGCATTTTTTATTGCTACCGAGGTTGGCGCTGATGTTTGCCGTAGCGCCGTAAGCGAAATTGAGAAAGAAATAAACCTGCTAAAAACAGAACTAATCTCAGAGGGTGAATTATCACTCGTGCGCAATTACATGTTGGGTTCGTTGCTGGGTAGTCTGGAAAATGTTTTCTCGCACGCCGATAAATTCAAGAATGCCTACTTCTCTGGCTTAACATACGAGTACTACACCCGTTACACCCATATCATTAAAACCGTTACCGCCGAAGAACTACGCCAACTGGCCAACCAGTACTGGAACTTCGATGAGTTTTATAAAGTGATTGTAGGTAAATATTAG
- a CDS encoding pitrilysin family protein produces MVKFDRFTLSNGLRVIVHEDHTTPMAVVNILYDVGARDENPEQTGFAHLFEHLMFGGSVNIPVYDEPLQRVGGENNAFTSNDITNYYITLPAANLETAFWLESDRMLSLAFSEKSLEVQRNVVMEEFKQRYLNQPYGDVWLRLRPLVYKKHPYQWATIGKNLEHIEHAKIEDVKAFFKKHYTPQNAIMVVGGDVTTEQVKELADKWFASIPAGQKYYRNLPEEPDQHEERREVVTAKVPLNDVYIAFQVPARTDGDYFALDLISDILSRGQSSRLHRALVREKPLFSEIHAYLTGSFDKGMLVVEGKPLEDVSIEQAEAAIWDELTKLCDAPIPEDELTKVKNKTESTMVFAEMALLDKAMNLAYFELLGDADLFNQETEKYLAVTADEIQQQAKTVFRKDNSSTLIYLAEK; encoded by the coding sequence ATGGTTAAATTCGACCGCTTTACACTGAGCAATGGCCTGCGGGTAATTGTTCATGAAGATCATACAACACCCATGGCAGTGGTTAACATCTTATATGATGTTGGCGCGCGCGATGAAAATCCCGAACAAACCGGATTTGCCCACTTATTTGAGCATCTCATGTTCGGCGGCTCTGTAAACATTCCGGTATATGACGAGCCTCTGCAGCGCGTGGGCGGCGAAAACAATGCCTTCACCAGCAACGATATTACCAACTACTATATCACCTTGCCGGCCGCCAACCTTGAAACAGCCTTTTGGCTGGAGAGCGACCGCATGCTGAGCCTGGCTTTTAGCGAAAAAAGCCTGGAGGTGCAGCGTAACGTGGTAATGGAAGAATTTAAGCAGCGCTACCTAAACCAGCCTTATGGTGATGTTTGGCTGCGCTTGCGCCCGTTGGTTTACAAAAAGCATCCATATCAATGGGCCACCATTGGTAAAAACCTGGAGCATATTGAGCACGCTAAGATTGAGGATGTAAAAGCTTTCTTCAAAAAGCATTACACACCCCAAAATGCCATTATGGTAGTAGGCGGCGATGTTACTACCGAGCAGGTTAAAGAACTGGCCGATAAATGGTTCGCCTCTATTCCGGCAGGCCAAAAGTACTATCGCAACCTGCCCGAGGAGCCGGATCAGCATGAGGAACGCCGCGAGGTGGTTACTGCCAAGGTACCGTTAAACGATGTTTACATTGCTTTCCAGGTGCCGGCACGTACCGATGGTGATTACTTTGCACTGGATCTGATATCAGACATTCTTTCACGCGGGCAGTCATCACGCCTGCACCGTGCGCTGGTACGCGAAAAGCCATTGTTTAGCGAGATACACGCTTACCTCACCGGCAGCTTTGATAAAGGCATGCTGGTGGTAGAAGGCAAACCGCTGGAGGACGTGAGCATCGAACAGGCCGAGGCCGCCATTTGGGACGAGCTAACCAAGCTTTGTGATGCCCCCATCCCTGAAGATGAGTTGACCAAAGTGAAGAACAAAACCGAAAGCACGATGGTGTTTGCCGAGATGGCCCTGCTGGATAAAGCCATGAACCTGGCTTACTTTGAGCTTTTGGGAGATGCCGACCTGTTTAACCAGGAGACAGAGAAATATCTGGCTGTAACGGCCGATGAAATTCAGCAACAGGCCAAAACTGTTTTCCGTAAGGATAACTCGTCAACCTTAATTTACCTGGCCGAAAAATAA
- a CDS encoding family 78 glycoside hydrolase catalytic domain yields the protein MKNLTTLLCRLLSLALVLNVATSYAKAPGAPSYLRTCDKVKPTGTDNKPFFGWYANDVDNNEVQSAYQIVVASSLQSLNSDNADVWNSGKVTSAMQNYVELPQRLLKPASRYYWKVRTWDRTGIAGPYSAASYFDTGLFTTADWSGAKWVKRNTTDKDDYTYYRKNVKLGAKPIKRAIVYVAACHNYELYLNGKLVSKGSSNHYPQYAYYNAFDVTLLIKGGQANNLAALTHWYGGGQGRATGSRGFILKMVTEYADGSKTTTGTDATWKQKQAAYWTAGQPPRNGEGNGFVDKIDSRNIITGWNTAAYNDAAWDAAVEIGAPPVEPWINPLRADLTRVIEEKIKPVSVKSLGNGKYLIDLGKIYAGMPSINFQGGKAGDVVNIRGSYLLDDEGNASTRRGNQSTNLAYSFTLNGKQALFQPMVYLAYRYIQVDNSPNVLTTENVQFITRHFELDPSRAQFISSDDMLNQVWNLQLRSLVQGAQEGFVDTPTREKGAFLGDGSYQGPPAMATMGERAMNHRVLLEFLDSQDQYWPDGRLNAVYPNVDGKRDIPDYTQEYLIWIWDYYLQSGNKEFLRTNYDKLKKVADYVHTYTNPTTGLIHNLAGGGGAYKYGIIDWPQTMRYGYDMATESRTVIDALAYIDYDIMAKVAAALGNNNDQATYTGYASAIKQAINAKLLNANGVYIDGLMADLSQSKHISQQANMYAYATGIVPEQNKQAVFDAVKERKMASGMVTLRYLPEAIGQANDGQHMLDLYTNPTWDGWAKTITKGGTMTWEAWDADVANESLSHPWGAIGLLAMQEYMLGLKVLKPQHELVQVKPLDFHNRLKFIRGTFPTDKGNITLSWNRDNKQFSMTVKMPVNVFAKVYIPKCGATSNRLMIDGKAITGTNEGDYTLAGTYGSGIHTFSRAL from the coding sequence ATGAAAAACCTTACTACCTTGCTGTGCAGGCTTTTATCCCTTGCGCTTGTTTTAAATGTTGCCACGAGCTACGCCAAAGCTCCGGGGGCTCCCTCCTATTTACGCACTTGCGACAAGGTAAAGCCCACAGGCACCGATAACAAACCCTTTTTTGGCTGGTACGCGAACGATGTGGACAACAACGAAGTGCAGTCGGCTTACCAGATAGTGGTGGCATCCAGCCTGCAGAGCCTCAACAGTGATAATGCCGACGTATGGAATAGCGGCAAGGTAACTTCGGCTATGCAAAATTATGTGGAGCTACCCCAAAGGCTGCTAAAACCAGCCTCCCGATATTACTGGAAAGTGCGCACCTGGGATAGAACAGGCATTGCAGGCCCGTACTCGGCCGCATCTTACTTTGATACAGGTTTGTTTACCACTGCAGACTGGAGCGGGGCCAAATGGGTTAAGCGCAACACTACCGATAAGGATGATTATACCTACTATCGCAAAAACGTAAAACTTGGCGCCAAGCCCATTAAAAGGGCCATTGTTTATGTAGCGGCCTGCCATAACTACGAACTGTATTTGAACGGAAAGCTGGTTTCAAAAGGCTCATCTAACCATTACCCGCAATACGCTTATTATAATGCTTTTGATGTAACACTTTTAATTAAAGGCGGCCAAGCCAACAACCTGGCAGCCTTAACACATTGGTATGGGGGCGGCCAGGGCCGTGCTACCGGCAGCCGGGGCTTCATCCTTAAAATGGTAACCGAGTACGCCGATGGCAGCAAAACAACCACCGGTACTGATGCCACCTGGAAACAAAAACAAGCCGCTTACTGGACAGCTGGTCAGCCGCCGCGCAACGGTGAGGGTAACGGTTTTGTGGATAAGATAGACTCTCGTAACATTATTACTGGCTGGAACACCGCTGCATATAATGATGCAGCTTGGGATGCCGCTGTTGAAATTGGCGCTCCTCCGGTTGAGCCCTGGATAAACCCGCTACGGGCAGACCTTACACGTGTTATTGAAGAAAAGATTAAACCCGTATCGGTAAAAAGTTTGGGTAATGGTAAGTACCTTATTGATTTAGGAAAGATATATGCCGGCATGCCGTCTATCAATTTCCAGGGCGGTAAGGCAGGCGATGTGGTCAACATCCGTGGCTCTTACCTGCTGGATGATGAAGGCAATGCCTCAACGCGCAGAGGCAATCAAAGCACCAACCTGGCTTATTCCTTTACGCTCAACGGCAAGCAAGCCCTGTTTCAGCCCATGGTTTATTTGGCATACCGCTATATCCAGGTAGATAATTCGCCTAACGTGTTAACTACAGAAAATGTGCAGTTCATTACCCGGCACTTTGAGCTCGATCCATCGCGGGCGCAGTTCATATCATCGGATGATATGCTGAACCAGGTATGGAACCTTCAGCTACGTTCGTTGGTGCAGGGTGCGCAGGAAGGATTTGTAGATACCCCTACCCGAGAAAAAGGCGCCTTTTTGGGCGATGGCAGCTATCAAGGTCCGCCGGCTATGGCTACCATGGGCGAGCGCGCCATGAATCACCGCGTACTACTTGAGTTTTTAGACTCACAGGATCAGTACTGGCCCGATGGTCGCCTCAACGCCGTTTACCCCAACGTGGATGGCAAGCGTGACATTCCTGATTATACACAAGAATACCTGATTTGGATATGGGACTACTACCTGCAAAGCGGAAACAAAGAATTTTTGAGAACCAACTACGACAAACTTAAAAAAGTGGCCGATTATGTACATACCTACACTAACCCAACCACAGGCCTTATTCATAACCTGGCCGGTGGCGGCGGAGCTTACAAATACGGCATTATAGACTGGCCTCAAACTATGCGCTACGGGTATGATATGGCTACTGAATCGCGCACGGTAATTGATGCCCTTGCGTATATAGATTATGACATTATGGCTAAGGTAGCCGCGGCACTCGGAAATAACAACGATCAGGCGACTTACACTGGTTATGCAAGCGCTATAAAACAGGCCATAAATGCGAAGTTATTGAATGCCAATGGTGTTTATATTGACGGTTTGATGGCCGATTTATCGCAAAGCAAGCACATTTCGCAACAGGCTAATATGTATGCGTATGCCACGGGCATAGTGCCCGAGCAGAATAAGCAAGCCGTATTCGATGCCGTTAAAGAACGTAAAATGGCATCGGGCATGGTTACCCTGCGTTACCTGCCTGAAGCTATTGGACAAGCTAATGATGGGCAGCATATGCTCGACTTGTATACCAACCCCACATGGGACGGTTGGGCAAAAACCATTACCAAGGGCGGCACCATGACTTGGGAAGCCTGGGATGCCGATGTAGCCAACGAAAGCCTTTCGCACCCCTGGGGCGCTATTGGCTTGCTGGCGATGCAAGAGTACATGCTTGGCCTCAAAGTACTTAAGCCACAGCACGAACTGGTACAAGTAAAACCGCTTGACTTTCATAACCGGCTCAAATTTATTAGAGGAACATTCCCGACCGATAAAGGCAATATAACCCTCAGTTGGAACCGCGATAACAAACAATTCAGCATGACGGTTAAAATGCCAGTTAATGTTTTTGCTAAAGTTTACATACCTAAGTGTGGTGCTACCAGCAATCGGTTAATGATTGACGGAAAAGCCATAACCGGTACTAATGAAGGTGATTATACCCTGGCAGGCACTTACGGATCGGGCATACATACCTTTAGCAGGGCGCTGTAA
- a CDS encoding phosphoribosylpyrophosphate synthetase, with protein sequence MRNYETLVDATNDLMQRGYDANLSFEDDGETIDDKSRDIHMHADDFEVDEFYRFEGPSNPSDMAIVYAISSAKHNLKGVLVDAYGTYGNTSTSAIEAKLHHHQVSDKLHGEDRPTAS encoded by the coding sequence ATGAGAAATTACGAGACCTTAGTGGATGCCACTAACGACCTGATGCAAAGAGGATACGACGCCAATCTGAGCTTTGAAGATGATGGCGAAACCATAGATGATAAATCAAGAGATATACATATGCATGCTGATGACTTTGAAGTAGACGAGTTTTACCGCTTCGAAGGTCCCAGCAATCCATCTGACATGGCCATTGTGTATGCCATATCATCGGCCAAACATAACCTTAAAGGGGTATTGGTTGATGCTTACGGTACTTATGGTAACACCAGCACATCAGCTATCGAAGCTAAATTGCACCACCACCAGGTGAGTGATAAACTGCACGGCGAAGATCGCCCAACAGCGTCTTAA
- a CDS encoding ABC transporter permease, producing MNSIDFKIAFRTFLKGKTFYFLNIAGLAIGLAAFIFVSLYVNNETSYDQWNKNVDRIYLVEREMPNGPSPYTPGKLAADIKSQCPEVEETGRINTALFQIPFYTSSGRFLIKKWVGADYSISTILGIKPKGFKLNPQNQSPTILLSKETAAVLFPGDKMVQSKTVNMMSRSGMPMPVAGVADDIPGNTNLKFDCIGFSADITSGKDQSYATQIYQTYLLVKPHADIAALSKKIDQIYKKAALTDTSQVAREAISRFNRPAIYLDALENLHLKPHYGSHVNNQIVNSLAVLAVIILIVTAVNFTNLYVSQADTRSKEVGIKKVNGVIKRHIALQFLLEIFIQCLAALFIAFGLVYIGLPYFNRLLQVELLVSGINFSILVRLVITLIALTLLAGVYPAWVMAGFKPVEVLRGNQLAKQGKLSWIRSAVTVLQFTIAITFIITLVVINQQVTFMKTESPGFTVKQVLYIDNLALYNNPKTFEPVRNRIKEIPGVKEVTVATNVPGGILPVTHEYAVQGKPYALNTIGVDYNYFETLNIKLKAGHIFNSPIPGDSLNAVINESAAKAMNLKEPVGGSIQGCGASYKIIGIVKDIKSQGFEESIQPTVYLMNDNCGLSKTQIMISAEANRIPAILKTLGKRWVDINKLDGDNFNYHFLDELYGQLFVKQEQLQTVLTFFSALAVFIASLGFFSLAAQAIRVRMKETTIRKVLGANTQQLIINLSKPFFYIVLMANCIAWPIAFIVGHRWLETFAYRVSMNISPFLAALFISISIVLVTVCLQINQAVRFNPAAKLKSQ from the coding sequence ATGAATAGCATAGACTTTAAGATTGCATTTCGTACTTTTTTGAAAGGAAAGACTTTCTATTTCTTAAATATAGCCGGATTAGCTATTGGTTTAGCGGCTTTCATTTTTGTTAGCTTGTATGTAAACAACGAAACAAGTTATGACCAATGGAACAAGAACGTAGATCGCATCTATTTGGTGGAAAGGGAAATGCCCAACGGACCATCGCCTTATACGCCTGGTAAATTAGCAGCAGATATAAAAAGCCAGTGCCCGGAAGTTGAAGAAACCGGCAGAATAAATACCGCTTTGTTTCAGATTCCTTTTTATACTTCATCGGGGAGGTTCCTGATCAAAAAATGGGTGGGTGCAGATTATTCCATTTCCACGATATTGGGTATAAAACCTAAAGGGTTTAAGTTAAATCCTCAAAATCAAAGCCCAACTATTTTACTCTCTAAGGAAACAGCTGCGGTGCTTTTTCCAGGCGATAAAATGGTTCAGAGTAAAACGGTTAACATGATGTCAAGGTCGGGCATGCCCATGCCTGTTGCAGGAGTTGCAGACGATATACCAGGTAACACGAACTTGAAATTTGATTGTATCGGTTTTTCGGCAGATATTACCTCAGGCAAAGATCAAAGCTATGCAACACAAATTTATCAGACCTATTTGCTCGTTAAGCCTCATGCCGATATTGCCGCACTCTCAAAAAAAATTGACCAGATCTATAAAAAGGCTGCGTTAACTGATACCAGCCAGGTAGCCAGAGAAGCAATAAGCCGGTTTAACAGGCCTGCAATATATTTAGATGCTTTAGAAAACCTGCATTTAAAGCCACATTACGGTTCTCATGTTAACAACCAAATTGTCAACAGTCTGGCTGTTCTAGCAGTTATTATACTCATTGTAACTGCTGTTAATTTCACCAACCTTTATGTCTCTCAAGCCGATACACGCTCAAAAGAAGTAGGAATTAAAAAGGTAAATGGTGTGATTAAAAGGCACATAGCCCTGCAGTTTTTGCTGGAAATATTTATTCAATGCCTGGCAGCTTTGTTTATTGCATTCGGGCTGGTGTATATCGGGCTCCCATATTTCAACAGGTTACTACAGGTCGAACTGCTGGTTTCAGGTATTAACTTTTCCATCCTGGTTCGGCTCGTCATTACTTTAATTGCGCTTACCTTATTAGCAGGTGTTTATCCGGCCTGGGTTATGGCCGGTTTTAAACCTGTAGAAGTATTACGGGGCAACCAACTTGCAAAGCAAGGAAAGCTTTCCTGGATACGAAGCGCAGTAACCGTACTTCAGTTCACTATTGCCATTACGTTTATAATTACGCTGGTGGTTATTAATCAGCAGGTAACTTTTATGAAGACTGAAAGCCCAGGATTTACAGTTAAACAGGTGTTATACATTGATAATCTGGCCTTATATAACAACCCTAAAACTTTCGAACCTGTGCGGAATAGGATCAAAGAAATTCCAGGTGTAAAAGAAGTCACTGTAGCAACGAATGTTCCGGGTGGCATATTGCCGGTTACACATGAGTACGCAGTTCAGGGCAAACCCTATGCTTTAAATACTATTGGTGTAGATTACAATTACTTCGAAACCTTAAATATCAAATTAAAAGCCGGACACATTTTTAATTCCCCCATTCCAGGCGATTCTTTAAATGCAGTGATTAACGAATCTGCCGCCAAAGCAATGAATTTAAAGGAACCTGTTGGTGGTAGCATACAGGGTTGCGGAGCTTCATACAAAATAATTGGTATAGTAAAAGATATTAAATCTCAAGGGTTTGAGGAAAGTATTCAGCCTACCGTTTACTTAATGAACGATAACTGCGGATTGTCAAAAACGCAAATTATGATCAGTGCAGAGGCCAATCGGATTCCGGCAATTTTAAAAACCCTGGGTAAAAGATGGGTTGATATCAACAAGCTCGATGGCGACAATTTTAATTATCATTTCCTGGACGAGTTGTACGGACAGCTTTTTGTAAAGCAGGAGCAGTTACAAACCGTGTTGACTTTTTTTTCGGCTTTAGCAGTATTTATTGCCTCTCTTGGCTTCTTCTCATTGGCAGCGCAAGCTATTCGTGTACGTATGAAAGAAACAACTATCAGAAAAGTGCTTGGCGCTAATACACAGCAATTGATAATTAACTTAAGCAAGCCGTTTTTCTACATCGTATTAATGGCCAACTGCATAGCCTGGCCTATTGCCTTTATAGTTGGGCATAGGTGGTTAGAAACATTTGCCTATCGCGTTAGCATGAACATCTCTCCATTTTTAGCCGCGTTGTTCATCTCTATTAGTATAGTACTGGTAACTGTTTGTTTGCAAATCAATCAGGCTGTACGGTTCAATCCGGCTGCCAAGCTGAAATCACAGTAA